TGGCGGATTAGTGCAAATTCCTTGTATCGAACGCAATGCCATGGGAGCCGTAAAAGCCGTCAATGCGGCACGTTTATGTTTGATGGAAGATGCAAAGCACAAGGTTCCTCTGGATAATGTCATCGCCACGATGAAACAAACCGGACGCGATATGATGACGATTTACAAAGAAACTTCGCAAGGCGGTTTAGCAGTCAACGTACCGGATTGTTAAGAGCCTGTTCAACGTCTCCAATCTTGGTCATAAACTGCCGATTCTCTGTGCGCCGGTGCTCATTTACTGACGGGTAAACTGCGCTCCGGTGCTCAAAAATCGACACTTTCTGAACCAAGCTTGGAGCCTTTGAATGGGCTCTAAGATGATCGTTTATAAAGTCCATCTAGAAATCGAACCACGTATTTTCATCAAGTTTCAACGTTGACTCGCCGACGACATTCAAACGATGTTAACTTTTCCGGGCTTTTGCACAGCGATGATTTATCAATATGATGTAGCAATGACGGATAAATATTATTTATCCGTTCATTACACATAACATTAAACACACTATTGCAGGAGTATTTCAATACGGACGCTCAATCTATGTGCAAAGCGGGCTATCGGCGATTTGGTCATTCCTTCTCCGCCGCAACACGCATTTTGCATTTCACCTAAGCAAATTTCCCGCGCATTGAGCGCGGAAATAATTTTTACTAACTAGTTGGTTTAGGTTGACAGCTAGATTTTAATTTATCGTACATTTCGAGAAAAGTATTGAATTTAGAGTTTGCTTGTTCATTAGCAGATAATTTTTTTACTTCTTGACCTATAAAGGTTGTTAATTTTTCTAAATTTTCCACATTATTTGCTAAAATAGAATTTAATATACTGTCATCGTTGCAGTCGACTACAAGATAAATAGTGCGAACTCTTAAATCTCCGGTAAATCCTCTTTGTAATAAATTGGTAAAAACGCCTGTTACTTTTGTTGATTTATCTGAAGCATCTTGTGCCAATGCGCATTCTGCGAGGATAAGATTGGAGCGAAAGAAGTTATGATCGGACATATTTTTAGCATTAAAATATCTAAGCGATTTCGTAGCATATTGTTTTGCAAACTCTAATTTTTGATTTTTTTCAGTTTCATTGTTAGTTCTGCATACTGCTGCTTCGTAATAGGCTTCTGCAATTACATTGCAAAGATAGGCATCATTAGCATCGTTAATACTCTCTTTAGTACTCATATCTTTAATATAACACTCCAAAACCTTTATTGCTTGGTCGGCATGCTTCATTTTCGATGCTATATCATCAGCTTGTCGCGCCAATGAGATATAATGTTGAGCCTGATTTTTTTCGACACGTCTTATTAATTCGTTCAATTCGCTACCTAATGACTGCAAATAAACGGTCCATGGCAATTTATCATTAATTTTAGGATTATTTGCTGAGCTTGCAGAAAATAAAGCATTGGCATTTTTATAGTTTTTTTCGACCTCTTCGATATTACCGAGACGTAACGCAATTAAATGGGCTTCCGCATACATATGACCCATAATCAGTTGTGAATTTTTGATATCTGCTACCGTATTTGCGAGTTCTATAGCTTTTTTAATTGCAGTGGCTGCCGAGATTTCATCGGGTTCCTTCCAGACTTGGTGGCTATGAATTTTCCTTCCATGCTGGAGAGTGATAAACTGCTATGGTTACATAGTGAAAATAACAGCGATATTCTTTATTATCTTCTGGAATCAAATTGTTCGCCAAAGTCAGCAACTCTTCACATTCGGTAAAATGCTGTTTAGACGTGCAAGCAAGTTTCCACGCCGCGCGCAAACAGCATTCAGCCATTTTTAAATCCCAATCCAATGGAAAAACACAGGCATAGGATTGCCTATTTTGATGATACTGATCAGCAATGACTTTCATAGCCAATAATTCATCGATTGTAATCGTAGCATTTTCTGCCAAAATATTGGCTGGTAATTTCTCATAAAACTTTGCAATTCTATTTTTAAGTGCTGGCTCATATAAACCTAACATAAAACCTCCTATACGATTTTTATTCATTTAATTTTGTAAAAATATACTTTAGACCAATCGCAAATAAAATCAGGATTATTGCGTTTTCGTTTGGAATGTGTTGACAATTTTATTATCTTTTTACTTAATCTGCCAGTTTAAGAACTTTAAAAGTTGCTTATTTTAGATCAACCAACAACGACAAATCAACCGCGTGTATATGTTTAGTGATACTACCGACTGAAATATAATCAACACCAGTTTCAGCAATTGCCGTAATCGTGTTTAAATTCACTCCGCCCGATGCTTCTAGTTTGGCAACACCGTGAGGAATAGCTACTGCTTCTTGTAGTACATTCAATTCAAAATTATCCAACATAATAATTTCACAGCCGCTGTTAATCGCTTCATGATATTCAGCTAAATTTTCTACTTCGACTTCAATGATTTTATGGGGATCGATTTCTCGTGCGCGCTTCACGGCTTGTGTAATGCCGCCACACGCACGAATGTGATTTTCTTTAATTAAAAAAGCATCGAATAATCCCATGCGGTGATTTTTTCCGCCACCACAACGCACCGCGTATTTTTGCAATGCGCGAAAACCTGGGATAGTTTTACGGGTATCCAATAATTGTGCTTGGGTATGTTTAATTTTTTCAACAAAATAATGCGTTGTTGTTGCGGTTGCAGAAAGCAATTGTAGGAAATTTAACGCACTACGTTCTAACGTTAAAATAGTACGGGCATTGCCAGTTAATTCAATTAACGTTTGATTTTCTTCAATGAAATCACCATCGCTGACCCGGGCATTTAGCGTGACCTCTGCACTCACTTGTGAAAAAATGGCTTTTACCACTTCTATACCACAAACAATAGCGGCTTGTCGCGAAATTAGCACGGCGTGAACGATTTTATTAGGAGCAATTAATTGGGCACTAATATCACCGCTACCTATATCTTCTTGCAACGCAAGTCGGATAATTTCGCTTAGATTTTCCATTTTCTACTGTTATTCCTGTTTATAGTTTCAATTTTTTTTGTCGACGGTAGTTTAGATATAACATAATCCGGCGATAACGCATCAGCGGTCCTGAAAATCCATAAAGCATAAAACACACAAACAACACCGTAGGTGGATCGATGGCAATAAACACGATAATAATCACCACTAAAATTAATTTGCTAAAGGGCACCCTCCCCTTAAAATCTAACTCCTTAAAACTATGAAAGCGCACATTGCTAACCATCAGCATGGCAACCACAATGGTAATGAGTGCTACCAACAATGAAATACTTTTTCCAGCAATATGAAAATGATGTCCCATCCACACTAAGCTTGTGACAATGGCCGCCGCTGAAGGAATGGGTAGACCTTGAAAATAACGTTTACTACTGGAGCTTGTCACATTAAAACGCGCCAAACGCAATGCCCCAGCAACGGCAAAACAAAAAGCAATAAGCCAACCAATTTTGCCTAGCGAGACCAACGACCAACTGTAAACCACTAAGGCGGGGGCAATTCCAAAGGCGACTAAATCGGACAAGGAATCATATTGCGCACCAAACGCACTTTGCGTATTGGTTAAACGCGCCACTCGCCCATCCATACCATCGGCTATCATCGCGACAAATACGGCAATCGCAGCAATATTAAATAGCCCATTCATGGCGGCGACAATGGCATAAAATCCGCCGAATAAACCACAAGTCGTTAATAAATTGGGTAAAAGATAAATTCCACGCAACCGGCGATTTTCGTTTTCATCCTCAACAGGCGACTTCAAAATTCCCATACCTACTTCCATCTTATTGAAAAAGCATAGGATAACGGTTTCGCCGATGGGAGGGAAGTAGAAACTTGAGATAGGGTTGAGGTGACTTGCTAAACTTGACTTCATTTTTAATTCGCATTTTTATTGCAGAGCGGTATAATGACGTCCATCTTAATACAGTAGTTAATTATAAAAATTATGACGAAGCAAAACCCAGACGATTTGAAACAGTCTCTTAAACGCATTGTGATTGAAGGGGTTACTCATCAAGGTGAACCTTTTCGCCCTAGCGATTGGGCGGAACGTATGAGTGGGCAACTGTGCACGTTTCAAAAACGCCGAATTCGTTATTCACCTTTGTTACAACCCAGCCAACGCGATGGCAATAAATGTGTGATTTTAGACCCCGCACTGAAAGAATCGAATCCAGCTCTATACGAATCAATCATGTTATTTGCCAAAAATAACGATTTATTAATCCACGATGATAATGAAAATAGCTCCAGCTAAATTTTTTTACATTCCCAATTTTAATAATTCCCAATATTTTGCATAAAGAGCCAGCGCCGTTGTTGTCACATCCGTTTGGAATATGCCATGCTGCAAAATTGCTGCTGAGGGATACAATACGGGATCGTTTTGCATATCTGGTGGTAGTAATTCTTTGGCTTTCCAATTCGCCGTAGGGAAACCATTTTCCATGGTTGACCATTTAGCAATATCGGGGCGCAA
This region of Legionellales bacterium genomic DNA includes:
- the pssA gene encoding CDP-diacylglycerol--serine O-phosphatidyltransferase, with amino-acid sequence MGILKSPVEDENENRRLRGIYLLPNLLTTCGLFGGFYAIVAAMNGLFNIAAIAVFVAMIADGMDGRVARLTNTQSAFGAQYDSLSDLVAFGIAPALVVYSWSLVSLGKIGWLIAFCFAVAGALRLARFNVTSSSSKRYFQGLPIPSAAAIVTSLVWMGHHFHIAGKSISLLVALITIVVAMLMVSNVRFHSFKELDFKGRVPFSKLILVVIIIVFIAIDPPTVLFVCFMLYGFSGPLMRYRRIMLYLNYRRQKKLKL
- a CDS encoding DUF3579 domain-containing protein — encoded protein: MTKQNPDDLKQSLKRIVIEGVTHQGEPFRPSDWAERMSGQLCTFQKRRIRYSPLLQPSQRDGNKCVILDPALKESNPALYESIMLFAKNNDLLIHDDNENSSS
- the nadC gene encoding carboxylating nicotinate-nucleotide diphosphorylase, with amino-acid sequence MENLSEIIRLALQEDIGSGDISAQLIAPNKIVHAVLISRQAAIVCGIEVVKAIFSQVSAEVTLNARVSDGDFIEENQTLIELTGNARTILTLERSALNFLQLLSATATTTHYFVEKIKHTQAQLLDTRKTIPGFRALQKYAVRCGGGKNHRMGLFDAFLIKENHIRACGGITQAVKRAREIDPHKIIEVEVENLAEYHEAINSGCEIIMLDNFELNVLQEAVAIPHGVAKLEASGGVNLNTITAIAETGVDYISVGSITKHIHAVDLSLLVDLK